The following coding sequences are from one Pyxidicoccus xibeiensis window:
- a CDS encoding LexA family protein, producing the protein MRSDSVKGESDYLAAAVSIPSATPPFTELQGQYLAFIYAYTKLNRRFPAEADMQRYFGTTPPTVHRMVLELERRGLIRRSAGQARSIELLLAPELLPVLR; encoded by the coding sequence ATGCGCTCCGACTCCGTGAAAGGGGAGTCGGACTACCTCGCTGCCGCCGTGTCGATTCCCTCCGCAACTCCGCCCTTCACAGAGCTTCAAGGCCAATACCTGGCCTTCATCTACGCGTACACGAAGCTCAACAGGCGCTTTCCTGCGGAGGCCGACATGCAGCGCTATTTCGGCACCACTCCGCCCACCGTCCACCGCATGGTGCTTGAGCTTGAGCGCCGAGGGCTCATCCGGCGCAGCGCCGGACAGGCCCGCAGCATTGAACTGCTGCTGGCCCCGGAACTTCTGCCCGTCCTCCGCTGA
- a CDS encoding ribonucleotide-diphosphate reductase subunit beta, giving the protein MLLNPGLNLTLRPMAYPAFFEMYRNAIKNTWTVEEVDFSTDLVDLRSKMTDAERHLIHRLVAFFATGDSIVGNNLVLNLYKHINAPEARMYLSRQLYEEALHVQFYLTLLDTYVPDPAERAKAFAAIDNIPSIQRKARFCMKWMDSIQGLDQLRTKAERRQFLLNLICFAGCIEGLFFFAAFAYVYFLRSKGLLNGLAAGTNWVFRDESAHMGFAFETIQVVRKEEPDLFDAQMERDVVAMMRDAVECETQFAQDLLSGGVMGLSVQEMRGYLEYTADQRLQMLGMAPIFRTKNPLHFMDLQDVQELTNFFERRVSSYQVAVGVGAATDVVFDAAF; this is encoded by the coding sequence ATGCTGCTGAACCCTGGACTGAACCTGACGCTGCGCCCGATGGCGTACCCGGCCTTCTTCGAGATGTACCGGAATGCCATCAAGAACACGTGGACGGTGGAGGAGGTGGACTTCTCCACGGACCTGGTGGACCTGCGGTCGAAGATGACGGACGCGGAGCGGCACCTCATCCACCGGCTGGTGGCGTTCTTCGCGACGGGTGACAGCATCGTCGGCAACAACCTGGTGCTGAACCTCTACAAGCACATCAACGCCCCCGAAGCGCGGATGTACCTGTCGCGGCAGCTGTACGAGGAGGCGCTGCACGTCCAGTTCTACCTGACGCTGCTGGACACGTACGTGCCGGACCCGGCGGAGCGGGCGAAGGCGTTTGCCGCCATCGACAACATCCCCTCCATCCAGCGCAAGGCGCGCTTCTGCATGAAGTGGATGGACAGCATCCAGGGGCTGGACCAGCTGCGGACGAAGGCGGAGCGGCGGCAGTTCCTGCTGAACCTCATCTGCTTCGCGGGCTGCATCGAGGGGCTCTTCTTCTTCGCGGCCTTCGCCTACGTGTACTTCCTGCGCAGCAAGGGCCTGCTGAACGGCCTGGCGGCGGGGACGAACTGGGTGTTCCGGGACGAGAGCGCGCACATGGGCTTCGCGTTCGAGACCATCCAGGTGGTGCGCAAGGAGGAGCCGGACCTCTTCGACGCGCAGATGGAGCGCGACGTGGTGGCGATGATGCGCGACGCGGTGGAGTGCGAGACGCAGTTCGCGCAGGACCTGCTGAGCGGCGGCGTCATGGGGCTGTCCGTGCAGGAGATGCGCGGCTACCTGGAGTACACGGCGGACCAGCGCCTGCAGATGCTGGGCATGGCGCCCATCTTCCGGACGAAGAACCCGCTGCACTTCATGGACCTGCAGGACGTGCAGGAGCTCACCAACTTCTTCGAGCGCCGCGTGTCCTCGTACCAGGTCGCCGTGGGTGTGGGCGCGGCGACGGACGTCGTGTTCGACGCGGCGTTCTGA
- a CDS encoding ribonucleoside-diphosphate reductase subunit alpha: protein MNFETPVKPAAANMSVPPTTNGHPVPTVSAAPVATAPAAAEPTSGDFTSTSMKVRKRNGTTEPVDLNKIVRAVGRSCVGLPRVDVMRVATKTISGLYDGATTRELDGLSIQTAAALIAEEPEYGRLSARLLAAFIQKEVSNQEIHSFSQSIAAGHKHGLIADRLLQFVQANARKLNAAIDPSRNDLFEYFGLRTVYDRYLLKNPQTREVLETPQEFFLRVACALSGDNAREAIELYRLFSSLEYMPSSPTLFNSGTRHEQLSSCFLLDSPADELDAIYKKYSDIAMLSKFSGGIGVAYHRVRARGSLIRSTNGHSNGIVPWLKTLDASVAAVNQGGKRKGACCVYLETWHADIEDFLELRENTGDDARRTHNLNLANWVSDLFMKRVEADADWSLFDPKVVPHLTDLYGDAFEKAYAEAEEKGLAMRKVKARDLYARMMKVLAQTGNGWMTFKDISNRKSNQTGKPGNVIHLSNLCTEILEVTSQGETAVCNLGSLNLGRMVVDGKFDFDRLRANAHLALKQLDRVIDLNYYPIPTAADSNRRWRPVGLGLMGLQDVFFQLRMPFDSPEARALSRQISEEIYYAALNTSCELAEQFGAHPSFPETRAAKGELQFDSWGVVPADTARWDALRQRIMKHGLRNSLMIAIAPTATIASIVGCYECIEPQVSNLFKRETLSGDFLQVNRYLVRDLQTLGLWNENVRNRIKMAEGSVQDITELPENLRAIYRTAWEIPMRSLIDMGADRGAFIDQSQSLNLFVETPNIGKLSSMYFYAWQKGLKTTYYLRSRPATRIAKATVSGAGTGTSMPAAPAPMMAKAEVTEAEAVACSLENPEACEACQ from the coding sequence GTGAACTTCGAAACGCCCGTGAAGCCCGCCGCCGCCAACATGTCCGTGCCGCCCACCACCAATGGCCACCCGGTACCGACCGTGAGTGCCGCGCCGGTGGCGACGGCTCCGGCCGCCGCGGAGCCCACGTCCGGCGACTTCACCTCCACCAGCATGAAGGTGCGCAAGCGCAACGGCACCACGGAGCCGGTGGACCTCAACAAGATTGTCCGCGCCGTGGGTCGCTCCTGCGTGGGCCTGCCCCGCGTGGACGTGATGCGGGTGGCCACGAAGACCATCTCCGGCCTCTATGACGGCGCCACCACGCGCGAGCTGGACGGGCTGTCCATCCAGACCGCCGCGGCCCTCATCGCCGAGGAGCCCGAGTACGGCCGCCTCTCCGCGCGCCTGCTGGCAGCCTTCATCCAGAAGGAGGTCAGCAACCAGGAGATCCACTCCTTCAGCCAGTCCATCGCCGCCGGCCACAAGCACGGCCTCATCGCGGACCGGCTGCTGCAGTTCGTCCAGGCCAACGCGCGCAAGCTCAACGCCGCCATCGACCCGTCGCGCAACGACCTGTTCGAGTACTTCGGCCTGCGCACCGTCTATGACCGCTACCTCCTGAAGAACCCGCAGACGCGCGAGGTCCTGGAGACGCCGCAGGAGTTCTTCCTGCGCGTGGCGTGCGCGCTCAGCGGCGACAACGCGCGTGAGGCCATCGAGCTGTACCGGCTGTTCAGCTCGCTGGAGTACATGCCCAGCTCGCCCACCCTGTTCAACTCGGGCACGCGCCACGAGCAGCTCTCCAGCTGCTTCCTGCTGGACTCGCCCGCGGACGAGCTGGACGCCATCTACAAGAAGTACTCGGACATCGCGATGCTGTCGAAGTTCTCCGGCGGCATCGGCGTGGCGTACCACCGGGTGCGCGCGCGTGGCTCGCTCATCCGCTCCACCAACGGCCACTCCAACGGCATCGTCCCCTGGCTGAAGACGCTGGACGCCTCCGTCGCCGCGGTGAACCAGGGCGGCAAGCGCAAGGGCGCGTGCTGCGTGTATCTGGAGACGTGGCACGCGGACATCGAGGACTTCCTCGAGCTGCGTGAGAACACCGGCGACGACGCGCGCCGCACGCACAACCTGAACCTGGCCAACTGGGTGTCGGACCTCTTCATGAAGCGCGTGGAGGCGGACGCCGACTGGAGCCTGTTCGACCCGAAGGTCGTCCCCCACCTGACGGACCTGTACGGCGACGCCTTCGAGAAGGCCTACGCCGAGGCGGAGGAGAAGGGCCTGGCCATGCGCAAGGTGAAGGCGCGTGACCTGTATGCCCGGATGATGAAGGTGCTGGCGCAGACGGGCAACGGCTGGATGACCTTCAAGGACATCAGCAACCGCAAGAGCAACCAGACGGGCAAGCCTGGCAACGTCATCCACCTGTCCAACCTGTGCACCGAAATCCTGGAGGTGACGAGCCAGGGTGAGACGGCGGTGTGCAACCTGGGCTCGCTGAACCTGGGCCGGATGGTGGTGGACGGGAAGTTCGACTTCGACCGCCTGCGGGCCAACGCGCACCTCGCGCTGAAGCAGTTGGACCGGGTCATCGACCTCAACTACTACCCCATCCCCACGGCCGCGGACTCCAACCGCCGCTGGCGCCCGGTGGGCCTGGGGCTGATGGGCCTGCAGGACGTGTTCTTCCAGCTCCGGATGCCGTTCGACTCCCCGGAGGCGCGGGCGCTGTCCAGGCAGATTTCGGAGGAGATCTACTACGCGGCGCTGAACACCTCGTGCGAGCTGGCCGAGCAGTTCGGCGCGCACCCCTCCTTCCCGGAGACGCGGGCGGCGAAGGGCGAGCTGCAGTTCGACAGCTGGGGCGTGGTGCCGGCGGACACGGCCCGCTGGGACGCGCTGCGCCAGCGCATCATGAAGCACGGCCTGCGCAACTCGCTGATGATTGCGATTGCGCCCACGGCGACGATTGCCTCCATCGTCGGCTGCTACGAGTGCATCGAGCCGCAGGTGTCCAACCTGTTCAAGCGCGAGACGCTGTCGGGCGACTTCCTCCAGGTGAACCGCTACCTGGTGCGTGACCTCCAGACGCTGGGGCTGTGGAACGAGAACGTCCGCAACCGCATCAAGATGGCGGAGGGCAGCGTGCAGGACATCACCGAGCTGCCGGAGAACCTGCGGGCCATCTACCGCACGGCCTGGGAGATTCCGATGCGCTCGCTCATCGACATGGGCGCGGACCGCGGGGCCTTCATCGACCAGAGCCAGTCGCTCAACCTGTTCGTGGAGACGCCGAACATCGGCAAGCTCTCCTCGATGTACTTCTACGCATGGCAGAAGGGGCTGAAGACGACCTACTACCTGCGCTCGCGCCCGGCCACGCGGATTGCGAAGGCCACGGTGAGCGGCGCGGGCACGGGCACGTCGATGCCGGCGGCCCCTGCCCCGATGATGGCCAAGGCGGAAGTGACGGAGGCCGAGGCGGTCGCCTGCTCGCTGGAGAACCCCGAGGCGTGCGAGGCCTGCCAGTAG
- a CDS encoding IF-2 protein, translating into MNAAGQQGFGYRAKRTFTRMIVFLLILGLGGAVVFLLSQLNARTFTLALMDGQLAVMKGRSAPMGSVPYRPGDPRLADAYAPIPVEGQDVSNLVLQKFTERDELDRALFPLLEALARPRIASDEPARVDQGLYYLRRAEKLSGITEEQRLTLQKLMTDVAYYQARQKLEDARRLVSDALAQLKLAAESESRHARSANQMLSTVSPSARELEEALRRAVHTLSGPQAEPQPAPETPVPPPAPTTAPPEGTPPTPPVPSAQDAGATP; encoded by the coding sequence ATGAACGCAGCGGGACAACAGGGTTTCGGGTACCGGGCGAAGCGCACCTTCACCCGGATGATCGTCTTCCTCCTCATCCTCGGCCTGGGCGGGGCGGTGGTGTTCCTCCTCTCCCAGCTCAACGCGCGCACCTTCACCCTGGCCCTGATGGACGGGCAGCTCGCGGTGATGAAGGGCCGCAGCGCCCCCATGGGCTCCGTGCCCTACCGCCCCGGCGACCCGAGGCTGGCGGACGCCTATGCCCCCATCCCGGTGGAGGGCCAGGACGTCTCCAACCTCGTCCTCCAGAAGTTCACCGAGCGGGACGAGCTGGACCGCGCCCTCTTCCCCCTCCTGGAGGCCCTGGCGCGCCCCCGCATCGCTTCGGACGAGCCGGCCCGGGTGGACCAGGGCCTCTATTACCTCCGCCGCGCGGAGAAGCTCTCCGGCATCACCGAGGAGCAGCGCCTGACGCTCCAGAAGCTCATGACGGACGTCGCCTACTACCAGGCCCGCCAGAAGCTGGAGGATGCCCGCCGCCTCGTCAGCGACGCCCTCGCCCAGCTCAAGCTCGCCGCGGAGAGCGAGAGCCGCCACGCCCGCAGCGCCAACCAGATGCTCTCCACCGTCTCCCCTTCCGCCCGGGAGTTGGAGGAAGCCCTCCGCCGCGCCGTCCACACCCTGAGCGGTCCCCAGGCCGAGCCCCAGCCCGCCCCGGAGACGCCGGTGCCCCCACCCGCACCTACAACGGCGCCTCCCGAAGGAACCCCGCCGACTCCGCCGGTTCCGTCCGCCCAGGACGCGGGCGCTACCCCCTGA